The following nucleotide sequence is from Flavimarina sp. Hel_I_48.
ATACAGGAAGGTGGCAATGATGTGATTCAGGACCGTACGATCTATGAGGATGCTTTCATTTTTGCGCCAAACCTACATGCAATGGGATTGCTTACGAACCGGGATTTTAAAAATTACAGTTCACTGTTTGAATTGATGGAAAGCGTGGTTGCCCCTCCAGATCTGCTTATTTATCTGCGCAGTAGCATCCCAAATCTTGTAAAACAGATCCATAAACGAGGCCGCGATTATGAAGCGAGCATCAGCATAGATTATTTAAGCAGGCTCAATGAACGTTATGAAGCATGGATTCATGGTTATGACAAAGGAAATCTGCTCATCATTGATGTCGACAAAATAGATTTTGTCGATAACCCTGAGGATCTGGGTGATATCATCAACCGTATCGATGCACAGATCAACGGACTCTTTTAGCTCATAACTTCCGTTTTTCTTTAAATCCTTTATGGAATAGTCTGTTTCAAAAAACGACTTTTAAAAGATTTCCTTTCCAATAGTGCCCTGTCAACTACTTCTGAAAAGTACTCTTATTAAGTCAAAACCCCTTAAAATTAGATTTTTCTCCTAAAATATTGAACAAAAATAAATGCTTTCCCTAAAAATTTCAATAGGATCGCTATCTTTAGTAACAGCATTATTTATTCCCCACTTTAGATTTTTAAACAAGCAGCGAGACTGAATCTGTTCAGGATTTAGCCTCAATTCAGTAATAGGGTGCGGTGCTGTAACTTTAAACCTTAGGATATGAAAATCTGTTATGTAGTAAGCAATATAAAAAGCGAACGCTGCGGCACCACACTGGTACTAATGAAAAAAGCCCATGAACGCGGCCATACAGTTTACGTCATGAACGTGGGTGGCTTTAATTTCATGCAGGGATCACCCATTTGCATTTGCTGTAAAATGGTTCCTGAGAATTTTGATTACGAAAGTGAAGAGGACTTTCT
It contains:
- a CDS encoding deoxynucleoside kinase, which translates into the protein MHVAIAGNIGAGKTTLTRLLGKHFKWQPQFEDVVDNPYLDDFYNEMERWSFNLQIYFLNSRFRQLLQIQEGGNDVIQDRTIYEDAFIFAPNLHAMGLLTNRDFKNYSSLFELMESVVAPPDLLIYLRSSIPNLVKQIHKRGRDYEASISIDYLSRLNERYEAWIHGYDKGNLLIIDVDKIDFVDNPEDLGDIINRIDAQINGLF